Part of the Acidimicrobiia bacterium genome, CACGCTCAGTGCACTCATTTCGGACCTCGACAAACGTCAGTTCATCTTGCATTCGACATCGGCCAAGGCACCGCGACTTTTCACAACACGATGGGCCATGTCGTACCTCGCCGGCCCACTGTCTCGCGAGCAAGTGAAGTCACTTACCGCCGACTCACCAGAGCGGTCCCCTGTGGCAACTCGCGAGCCGTCAGAGCCGGCACCAAACCCGGCTGACCAAGCAACGGCTGGGGCCATGTCGGAGGGTGCCTCGGAGGACGAGAGCCCGGTGGCGCCACAGGTACCCGACACCACTCGGGTGTATTACCTCGATCCGGCCGCACCGTGGGCGGCTGAATTGGGAATCGACCCCAACGGAACCAGACTTGAGGCCGGCCTCGTAGCCAGGGTCAACATGGTGTTTGACGACCAATACGCCGGTATAGACCACACCGAAGAGTGGGAAGCCATTTTCTATCCGATCGGCGACCGTTTTGACCCGGCCACTGCCAAGGTCGTCGATTACGACGACCGGGATCTGATGACCGTCGCCCCGGCAGGGTGCAATTACGCCCTACCGGTTGCCGCGATCGACACGAAGGGCTTCTACAGCTCGGCAACCACGGCCCTGCGTGACTGGTTGTCCCGCAACCAACGGGTGCAGGTTTTCAAGAACCCTGCCTTGAAGATCTACTCGCGGATTGGAGAGACCGAAGCCGACTTTCAAAGTCGGTGCCAAACCGCGGCCGAGGAAGCCGCCGATGCGGCCATTGCCAGCCTGAAGGACAAATACAAAATGAAGATTCGAACGGTTAACGACCAGTTGGCGAGCGCCGAGCGACGGGTCAGAGAGTTGGAAACCGACGTCCAGGGTCGACGCCAAAGCGAACTCATCTCCGGCGCCGGCGATCTTCTCGGGTCGATTCTCGGTGGCCGATCACGATCAAGGGCGGTTGGTTCGGCTGCTTCCCGCCGACGAATGACCCGCCAGACCCAGGAGCGACTCCAAACGGCCAGCGAGAGACTCACCAACAAGAACGATCAACTCGGGGCGCTCGAAGATGACCTCGAGAACGACGTGAACACGATCATGGAACAATGGGACGCGGCGGCCGCCGACATCGAGACGGTCGATATCGGCCTCGAAAAAACCGACATCTCGGTTGGCGAACTCAGCCTCGTGTGGATCCGCGTCTAGAGATCCTGATGCTCGGTTCCCGCAACCCGCATGGAACAACGGTGCCCTCACGGCGGTTGGAAGCCGGGTAGCTACGAAAGGCGAGGGACATCATGGAGCTCTCAGAACGACAGCAGGCCATCTCTACGTCAAGTACCTGGGACTTCTCAGATATCTCGGCGCTGTTTATCAACACCTCCCTGAAGAAGTCCCCGGAAATGTCGCACACCCAGGGCCTGATGGACATCTCCATCGCCATCATGGAAGCGAATGGGGTCACAACGGAGGTCATCAGGGCCGCCGACCACGACATCGCGCCGGGCGTGTGGCCGGACATGACCGAACACGGAGCGTCTTTCGACGAATGGCCAGCCATCTACGCCAAAGTCTCCAACGCAGACATCCTGGTGCTGGGCACCGCCATCTGGCTTGGCGAGAAGACCTCAATTTGCACCAGGGTCATCGAGCGGCTCTACGGGAACTCGTCACAACTCAACGAGCACGGCCAGTACTCCTATTACGGCAAAACCGGTGGCTGTCTCATCACCGGCAACGAGGACGGTGCCAAACACTGCGCCATGAACATTCTCTACTCCCTTCAGCACCTCGGCTACGTGATCCCTCCCCAAGCCGACGCCGCCTGGCTAGGAGAGGCCGGTCCAGGGCCGTCCTACCTCGATCCAGGATCAGGTGGTCCAGAGAATGATTTCACCAACCGGAACACCACCTTCATGACCTGGAACCTTCTCCACACCGCCCGCATCATCAAGGACGCCGGCGGCTGGCCGGTGCACGGAAACCAGCGGGCTTCCTGGGACGCCGGTTGCCGATTCGACTTCCCCAACCCCGAATACCGGTAGCCAGGCACCCTGCCCAAAGCCCGACTTAAGGTCAAGGGCCACTAGGCTGGTCGCATGGAAGACCTGTCGTGGATATCCCGGCCGTCACTCCGTGACCCCGTGGCCATATATGCCTTTTCCGGTTGGAATGACGCCGCCGAATCGGCCAGTGGCGCGCTTTGGAACTTGTTGAGCCTCAATGACAGCCTCGATGTCGCCGTCATCGATCATGATGCGTTCAATGATCATCAGGTCAGCCGACCCATCGTCAGCTACGAAGGCGACGATCGGATCATTACGTGGCCAGAGACGCGCATCTACGCCATCGAGACAGAGCAGAAACGCGATCTTGTGGTCATCCTCGGCGAAGAACCACGACTCAGGTGGAAAGTCTTCACCCGGATCATCGCCCATGTTCTGTCGGAACTGGGGGTATCCGAGGCGATCGCCCTTGGCGCCTTTATCGGTCAGGTCCCCCATACGCTGCCGGTGCCCGTGATCGGCGTGACGGACAATGCCGAGCAGCGGTTGGCGCTCGGTCTACTCCCACCCACCTACGAAGGCCCAACCGGCATCACCGGCATACTCACCGAGGTCTTGACTCAAGCCGGAGTAACGGTGACGAGCTTGTGGGCTGCCACGCCGCATTATTTGTCTGAAAACAGCAACCCGAAGGCTGCCCAAACGCTTCTCGTCAAGGCGGAAGCCTTGCTTGGCCTGGATCTGGACTCAGCCGGTCTCGACCGGGACGTCAAAGCCTGGGAGCGGCGGGTCGACAAAGCGGTCTCCAATTCCGACGAGATGTCCGAGTACCTCGCCGAACTCGAAGAGTCGGCCGATCTGTACTCGCCGCCTCCTGACACGGGCGGGCAATTGGTCGATGAGATCGAACGGTTCCTGCGCGACAACTGATGATCGGCACCCCGGAGCAGGTGCGGCGACTGCGCGCTATGAAGCTGAAAGCCGTATCGCTTCTCATCGCCGCCGCCGCCATATTCATCACGACCTTCTACCTGGCTGACGCCACCTGGGTCGGATATGTCAGGGCTGCCAGCGAAGCGGCCATGGTTGGAGGTATCGCAGACTGGTTCGCCGTCACTGCGTTGTTTCGGTACCCGCTCGGGATACCGATCCCCCACACCGCTGTCCTTCCTCGCAGTAAGGATGCCGTCGCCGCCAGCCTCGGCCGATTTATCAGCGATACGTTCCTCAACCCGGATCAACTAACCAAACGCATCGCCCACCTCAAGCCGGCCGACCGATTGGCCGCCTATCTGTCAGATCCCGAGCACGCCACCGCCGTCGCCGGTGTGGCCGCCGGTCTACTTCGCTCGCTGGCGGAAGCGGTCGACGACAGTTCGATTCAGGACAACATCCAACGCCTCATCGTCGACCATGCGATCGACGCGGACCTCGGACCAGCGCTTATCAGTTTTGTCGAGCACGCCATCGACAACGGACATCACGTCACGGTGATTGACGCGGCCATCACCGCCCTGCAGACATCGGTA contains:
- a CDS encoding flavodoxin family protein, yielding MELSERQQAISTSSTWDFSDISALFINTSLKKSPEMSHTQGLMDISIAIMEANGVTTEVIRAADHDIAPGVWPDMTEHGASFDEWPAIYAKVSNADILVLGTAIWLGEKTSICTRVIERLYGNSSQLNEHGQYSYYGKTGGCLITGNEDGAKHCAMNILYSLQHLGYVIPPQADAAWLGEAGPGPSYLDPGSGGPENDFTNRNTTFMTWNLLHTARIIKDAGGWPVHGNQRASWDAGCRFDFPNPEYR
- a CDS encoding PAC2 family protein, which gives rise to MEDLSWISRPSLRDPVAIYAFSGWNDAAESASGALWNLLSLNDSLDVAVIDHDAFNDHQVSRPIVSYEGDDRIITWPETRIYAIETEQKRDLVVILGEEPRLRWKVFTRIIAHVLSELGVSEAIALGAFIGQVPHTLPVPVIGVTDNAEQRLALGLLPPTYEGPTGITGILTEVLTQAGVTVTSLWAATPHYLSENSNPKAAQTLLVKAEALLGLDLDSAGLDRDVKAWERRVDKAVSNSDEMSEYLAELEESADLYSPPPDTGGQLVDEIERFLRDN
- a CDS encoding DUF445 family protein, which codes for MIGTPEQVRRLRAMKLKAVSLLIAAAAIFITTFYLADATWVGYVRAASEAAMVGGIADWFAVTALFRYPLGIPIPHTAVLPRSKDAVAASLGRFISDTFLNPDQLTKRIAHLKPADRLAAYLSDPEHATAVAGVAAGLLRSLAEAVDDSSIQDNIQRLIVDHAIDADLGPALISFVEHAIDNGHHVTVIDAAITALQTSVRNARPTLRDRLREESPWWVPESVDDVVFGRLLTGLDRFLGEVKDQPDHPLRVELDTNIVKQLRAIEADGSLSETTSRLRDDLMEHPSLQAWISSLWEGAVAMIGRVADEPAGDLRTMVSEPI